The following are encoded together in the Gasterosteus aculeatus chromosome 7, fGasAcu3.hap1.1, whole genome shotgun sequence genome:
- the LOC120822989 gene encoding olfactory receptor 1F1-like → MNLFNSALGENITFVRPAYFVISGLSGIQEMKHYYVFLCFVYIVSVLGNTVVMAVIYLDHNLRTPKYIAVFNLAFVDLLGSSTLMPKLLDIFLFNHRYISYNDCLTFLFFSYTFLCMQSFNLLALSYDRLIAIIHPLHYQVKVTHRFMLSLIAFFWVFATTAVLIAVGLITRLSFCRSVAINSYFCDHGQIYRLACNDNFPNYVLSCLFPVLIFWLPFIFILLSYLYIGCTLAKVATVQEGLKAFRTCTAHLSLVAIYFIPVLITFTLMEKINPNARIMNLSLTCILPPTLNPIIYVLQTQEIKKSVKKLLKIRRKSKMIKKCTPNMTHSL, encoded by the coding sequence ATGAACTTATTCAACTCAGCACTCGGGGAAAACATCACGTTTGTGCGTCCTGCATATTTTGTAATAAGTGGTTTATCCGGCATCCAGGAGATGAAACATTACTACgtctttctctgttttgtttatattgtttcaGTGCTTGGAAATACAGTTGTGATGGCAGTAATATACTTGGATCATAATCTGAGAACTCCTAAATATATTGCAGTTTTTAACTTAGCATTTGTGGACTTGTTGGGTAGCTCTACTCTGATGCCGAAGCTTCTTGACATCTTTCTGTTTAACCATCGCTACATCTCCTACAACGACTGCttgactttcctttttttcagctACACCTTCCTTTGCATGCAATCATTTAATCTTCTTGCACTCTCCTATGACAGATTAATTGCCATCATCCACCCTCTGCACTATCAAGTGAAGGTGACTCACAGGTTCATGCTGTCTTTGATTGCCTTTTTCTGGGTGTTTGCTACAACTGCTGTACTAATTGCAGTTGGTCTTATTACCAGACTTTCCTTCTGCAGGTCTGTGGCTATTAACAGTTATTTCTGTGACCATGGTCAGATATACAGGCTGGCCTGCAATGACAATTTTCCCAACTATGTTCTTAGTTGTCTGTTCCCTGTTCTTATTTTTTGGCttccattcatttttattttgttaagttaTCTATATATTGGCTGTACTTTGGCTAAAGTGGCAACTGTTCAGGAAGGTCTGAAAGCTTTTAGAACATGCACAGCTCATCTCTCATTGGTGGCAATATATTTCATTCCAGTGTTAATCACATTTACTCTGATGGAAAAAATCAATCCAAATGCCAGGATCATGAACTTGTCTTTGACTTGTATTCTTCCTCCCACATTGAACCCAATCATTTATGTCCTGCAGACACAAGAAATcaaaaaatctgttaaaaagtTATTGAAAATCAGAAGAAAATCCAAAATGATAAAGAAATGCACCCCTAACATGACTCATTCGCTGTAA